ATACTCTGCCGGACAACGTGGTGCTTCTGCACAGCGCCCTGGGATGCGGTTCCTGTACCCACTCCCAGAACGCCAATGTGCGGGTGGGGAGCAATATTCGCCAGGGTAAGGCGAAAGACGGCATCTGGCTTTCCACGGCACTGGATGAGACCGACGTCATCAGCGGCGGCGAGCCGAAGCTGGAACAGGCCATCATCGAGGCCGACCGGCGTTATCGTCCGTCGACTATTGCCATTGTGGCGGGCTGCGTGCCCGGCATCATCGGTGATGATATCGATGGCGTGGCGCTGAAGATCCAGCCCCAGGTTAACGCCAGACTGCTGCCGGTTCACTGCGAAGGCTTCAAGACCAAGATCTGGGCCACCGCCTATGACGCGGTTTACCATACCATCGGCCGCAATCTGCTGGAGGAGCGGGGAATACATGATCCTGCACCGGAAGACGAACTTGCCGTGTTCCTGGAGCAGCAGCGCCTTGCCCGAACCGTCAACCTGATGAATGTCTCTTCCATGGGACGGGTCGACGAACAGGAACTGGAGCGGCTTCTCAATTCCATCGGCCTGGAAACCAATGTTTTTCCCGTTTTCTCCCATCCGGATTCCTTCATCAAGGCCACACGGGCGGCCCTGTCCATCAGCACCTGCCCGACCCACGACGATTACTTCCTCGGCTATCTGCAGGAGCGCTTCAAGGTGCCGTCCATCATCAGGCATATGCCCATCGGCATTGATAACACAAGCCTCTGGCTGCGGGACGTTGCAGCTGTTTTCGGCGCTGAAGAGCAGGCGGAGCGGCTCATTGCCGCCGAAGTTGCGGAACTGAAAGAAGCATTGGGGGAATTCCGCCCCCTGTTCGAAGGGAAGAAG
This region of Geotalea daltonii FRC-32 genomic DNA includes:
- a CDS encoding nitrogenase component 1, whose translation is MSYFDNKVPPKREDRLKAVIAHEDTICNMARKAGGKSCLIDDGERGFTQGSICLLLPALAMLNTLPDNVVLLHSALGCGSCTHSQNANVRVGSNIRQGKAKDGIWLSTALDETDVISGGEPKLEQAIIEADRRYRPSTIAIVAGCVPGIIGDDIDGVALKIQPQVNARLLPVHCEGFKTKIWATAYDAVYHTIGRNLLEERGIHDPAPEDELAVFLEQQRLARTVNLMNVSSMGRVDEQELERLLNSIGLETNVFPVFSHPDSFIKATRAALSISTCPTHDDYFLGYLQERFKVPSIIRHMPIGIDNTSLWLRDVAAVFGAEEQAERLIAAEVAELKEALGEFRPLFEGKKVFVSAGEFRALATSRLLQEIGLEVVGIRSFHHDDFANVEYEKLAGEAKSDYVVDIANVQPFEEANLLKRLKPDLFLGHANGNMTAAKLGIPTHVIYNTGLSYIGYRGVYEVARRLHRQLKNPSYNRNLSQNTRLPYTENWYGAEPFSYLNTSGRAVNE